A section of the Veillonellales bacterium genome encodes:
- a CDS encoding pro-sigmaK processing inhibitor BofA family protein, which produces MPVLPGEFNVILAYLFGIILIYLVGRMFLMPLRLVLKFIYNGLIGGIMLWILNFVGAHIGFTIAINPLTALIAGFLGLPGIVLLILFKIFI; this is translated from the coding sequence ATGCCAGTACTGCCGGGAGAATTTAATGTCATTTTAGCCTATCTTTTTGGAATTATTCTGATTTATTTAGTGGGTCGAATGTTTTTAATGCCGCTGCGCTTGGTATTGAAATTCATTTATAATGGTTTGATTGGCGGTATTATGCTTTGGATCTTGAATTTTGTGGGAGCCCATATCGGGTTTACCATTGCCATTAACCCACTTACGGCTTTGATTGCCGGCTTCTTGGGTTTGCCGGGGATTGTATTGTTAATTTTATTTAAGATTTTTATTTGA
- a CDS encoding YaaL family protein, giving the protein MNLNWNANVKDACRNWVGRVLRNDPPEVRPMPPLTDVVEQARQEWLSAQSYYNTVSDQDLVDYAVFRMQAAEKKYIYLLKQARQAGVTYSPYTRHNMDAEF; this is encoded by the coding sequence ATGAACCTTAACTGGAATGCTAATGTAAAGGACGCTTGCCGGAACTGGGTAGGGCGGGTGCTGCGTAATGATCCGCCGGAAGTAAGGCCTATGCCGCCGCTGACCGATGTAGTGGAACAGGCCCGGCAGGAATGGCTGAGCGCCCAAAGCTACTATAATACAGTATCGGATCAGGATCTGGTAGATTATGCGGTGTTTCGTATGCAGGCCGCAGAGAAAAAATACATCTACTTATTGAAACAGGCCCGGCAGGCGGGGGTTACTTATTCGCCTTACACCAGGCACAATATGGATGCGGAATTTTGA
- the recR gene encoding recombination mediator RecR translates to MQYIAPLAKLIEQFRALPGIGPKTAIRLAYHVLEMDKARAEALAHAIVDAKQKIGYCKICFNLTDCNPCQICRSEERDSSLLCVVEEPRDVAAMERTREYRGRYHVLHGALSPLEGIGPENIKIKELLNRLQAGIVAEVIMATNPDVEGEATAMYVAKLLKPLGIRVTRIAHGLPVGGDLEYADEVTLSKALENRREM, encoded by the coding sequence CCCTGGCGAAGTTGATCGAACAATTCCGCGCTTTGCCGGGGATTGGCCCCAAAACCGCAATCCGGCTGGCCTATCATGTTTTGGAAATGGATAAGGCACGGGCCGAGGCGTTGGCTCATGCGATTGTGGATGCCAAACAAAAGATTGGTTACTGTAAGATTTGCTTTAACTTAACCGATTGTAATCCTTGCCAAATCTGTCGGTCCGAGGAGAGGGATTCGTCCCTTCTCTGTGTGGTGGAAGAACCCCGGGATGTGGCGGCTATGGAACGGACCCGGGAATATCGCGGCAGGTATCATGTGCTGCACGGAGCGTTGTCGCCGCTGGAAGGCATCGGCCCGGAGAACATTAAGATTAAGGAACTACTGAACCGGCTGCAGGCAGGAATCGTTGCCGAAGTGATTATGGCTACCAATCCGGATGTGGAAGGAGAAGCGACAGCGATGTATGTTGCAAAGCTGTTAAAACCTTTGGGCATCCGGGTAACCCGTATCGCTCACGGGCTGCCGGTAGGCGGCGATTTAGAGTATGCCGACGAGGTTACCTTATCCAAAGCCCTGGAAAATCGCCGGGAAATGTAA
- a CDS encoding DUF2508 family protein, with protein sequence MKFVRSIEKIAGWLFGSNRPVTPIPSLSEMIDQARQDWLYAQQFYNDVTDNDLIEYAAYLIKTTERKYMYLVKQARRTGAIRKIYSNCLGK encoded by the coding sequence ATGAAATTTGTCCGGTCTATAGAAAAAATAGCAGGCTGGCTGTTTGGAAGCAATCGGCCTGTCACACCCATTCCGTCATTAAGCGAAATGATAGATCAGGCTAGGCAGGATTGGTTGTACGCCCAGCAGTTCTATAATGATGTGACAGATAATGATTTGATCGAATATGCGGCGTACTTGATAAAGACGACGGAACGAAAGTACATGTATTTAGTAAAACAGGCCAGACGGACGGGGGCCATACGAAAAATCTATAGCAATTGTTTGGGAAAATAG